One window from the genome of Cyprinus carpio isolate SPL01 chromosome B1, ASM1834038v1, whole genome shotgun sequence encodes:
- the LOC109071319 gene encoding pyridoxal kinase-like isoform X3 produces the protein MFATASIWFCVLGFEVDSINSVQFSNHTGYSHWKGQVLTADELHVLYEGIKLNNVNHYDYVLTGYTRDTSFLEMVVDIVQELKRANPNLVYVCDPVLGDHGSMYVPQNLHPVYKNKVVPVADIITPNQFEAELLTGKNISTEKDAVEVMDLLHKMGPDTVVITSSDLPPRLGDRFLVSFGSKRILMPDGTRTTQRIRIEVPKVDAVFVGTGDLFAAMLLAWTHHYPTDLKTACEKTFSVMHHVIRRTISYAHEMAGPGRRPSPAQLELRMVQSKADIEDPTIVMEATVI, from the exons GGTACTCTCACTGGAAGGGACAGGTCTTGACTGCAGATGAGCTTCACGTCCTGTATGAAGGGATCAAACTCAACAACGTCAACCACTACGACTATGTACTTACAG GTTACACTAGAGATACATCGTTTCTGGAGATGGTGGTTGACATTGTTCAAGAGCTGAAGAGGGCCAATCCTAACCTTGTATATG TTTGTGACCCTGTCTTAGGTGACCATGGCTCAATG TATGTTCCTCAGAATCTCCATCCCGTGTACAAGAATAAAGTGGTGCCTGTGGCCGATATCATCACGCCCAACCAGTTTGAGGCTGA GTTGTTGACAGGGAAGAATATCAGTACGGAGAAAGATGCTGTTGAG gtgatGGACCTGCTGCATAAGATGGGTCCAGACACCGTGGTCATCACCAGCTCTGATCTGCCCCCTCGTCTCGGAGACAGATTCCTGGTGTCTTTTGGCAGTAAGCGCATTT TGATGCCTGACGGTACAAGGACGACCCAGCGGATCCGAATAGAGGTGCCGAAGGTGGATGCGGTGTTTGTGGGGACCGGGGATCTATTTGCTGCTATGCTGTTGGCCTGGACTCACCATTACCCCACAGACCTGAAG ACGGCATGTGAGAAGACCTTCTCTGTTATGCACCATGTCATTCGGAGGACTATATCTTATGCCCACG AGATGGCAGGTCCTGGTAGAAGACCCAGCCCGGCCCAGCTGGAGTTACGGATGGTCCAGAGTAAAGCTGACATAGAGGATCCAACCATAGTCATGGAGGCCACTGTTATATAG
- the LOC109095978 gene encoding 1-acyl-sn-glycerol-3-phosphate acyltransferase gamma gives MLLEWWSGTECTLYTDQATVDKFGKEHVIIILNHNYEIDFLCGWTMCERYGVLGSSKVLAKQELLKVPLIGWTWYFLEIVFCKRKWEEDRETVFSGLNRLRDYPEYMWFLLYCEGTRFTENKHQISMQVAESKGLPKLKYHLLPRTKGFTTTMQCLKGTVKAVYDVTLNFKDKQNPTLLGIVNGKKYKADMSIRRFPVEEIPDDEKQCADWLHKLYQEKDALQEHYEKEGCFPGPTIKPKRRVWTLLNFLFWATLLLSPLINFAWDVFVSGSPLLIIGFMIFLVVASVAVRRLIGVTEVKKTGSSYGNIEAKKDN, from the exons atgctgttagAATGGTGGTCTGGCACAGAGTGCACGCTGTACACTGATCAGGCCACGGTGGATAAGTTCGGCAAAGAGCACGTCATCATCATCCTCAACCATAACTATGAGATCGACTTCCTGTGTGGCTGGACCATGTGTGAGAGATACGGCGTACTGGGG AGTTCTAAGGTTCTGGCTAAACAAGAGCTGCTGAAAGTTCCTCTGATCGGCTGGACGTGGTACTTCCTGGAAATTGTTTTCTGCAAGCGGAAGTGGGAGGAGGACAGAGAAACTGTCTTCAGTGGGCTGAACCGTCTCCGAGATTACCCAGAATACATGTGG ttTCTGCTGTACTGTGAAGGAACGAGATTTACGGAAAATAAACATCAGATAAGCATGCAGGTGGCTGAGAGTAAGGGCCTTCCAAAACTGAAGTACCACCTGCTGCCCCGCACCAAAGGATTCACCACTACAATGCAATGCCTCAAGGGAACAG TGAAAGCTGTGTACGATGTCACGCTCAACTTCAAAGACAAGCAGAACCCGACCCTGCTGGGCATCGTTAACGGGAAGAAATACAAAGCAGACATGAGCATCAG GCGCTTTCCTGTGGAGGAGATTCCTGATGATGAGAAACAGTGTGCTGACTGGTTACACAAGCTCTACCAAGAGAAG GATGCGTTACAAGAACACTATGAGAAGGAAGGCTGTTTCCCTGGCCCCACCATCAAACCCAAACGTCGAGTTTGGACACTGCTGAACTTCCTGTTTTGGGCTACTCTCCTGCTTTCTCCGCTTATTAACTTTGCCTGGGATGTCTTTGTCAGCGGTTCTCCCCTCCTCATCATTGGCTTTATGATCTTCCTTGTTGTCG CTTCTGTAGCAGTTCGCCGGCTCATCGGTGTAACCGAAGTGAAGAAGACCGGATCCAGCTACGGCAACATAGAGGCCAAGAAAGACAACTAA